The window CAGCTCATCGACCACACTGATGTCTATATTCATACTTGTAATCTATGCATGGTAGTTTGTGTACATGAGCTGTAGCATGCTTGCAAAGCCACTGATAATACAACCTACTGGCTCTACTGTCAGTATTTCTAAGATGTCTCATATGGGTGAATTTATAGGATATCAGTGCTCCTTACTTTTCTACATTCCTGTGACTTtaacacaaaacttaaaaaccaCATGATTTAGAGCACTGTGGTTGTGTCTGCCTGCCATTTACCAAGAATCTCTTACTGAGAAAGATGAACTAGATCTTTGCACATGTAACTGAAAAAGCATATGTTTGCCCGGAGCAGCATACCACAAAGGATTCTAATATAGGCCCAAATTCTTTCACAATCTAAATGTATTCATGAGATTGCAGAGGCTTATCAGCCACAGAAGTAAATAATTACATTGCATcacataattattattttatcccaGGTAAACCCACAGGGTAAATCTTTTATCTCTGAACAGGCAAATTTCTGCCCCAAGCTACAGTGGTTAGCCTCTCAGGTGAGGTAAAAACACGTCTGTGGACAGACAAGCATCCTTTAGCAGACTGAGGAATCCGGCAGGGGCTGAGCGAGTGAGACCTGTTCATCTTCTTCACGGCCGCTGTCCGGACTGATGAGCTTTTCATCGACTGCAACAAGCTGCCAGAGTTCAATGAAGCTGGGGAAAATGATGGCAACCAGCAACTTAAGCCCTCCCCCTTGGCAGATGACAGATCTgggaaagaatgaatgaattaaaaaataagaaaatggcTCACATGTAGTCATTAAGATGCAGAGTTTCATATTTTGCACATATTTTCTGgttaagaaataaaaacaaataactgaTCTAAACCTGATGGAAGGTAAGCGGTTTGGTCAGCAGGTTGGCAGTCGTCGATGTCTAAACTTCGGCTGTTCCTAACAGCCTGGAGGGAGCGGAGGCTGGTACGCAGGGGCGACCTCGTCCTGCCtggtgatgctgctgctgctgcaaaaaACACACTGAGCTCACACCGAGGTAGTATAACCTCTAGCATCTGCTGATGTTTTGGAGctattttacaaaaaaagtttcTCAAATGAAATGTGGAAAATGCACGACATGTACCATAAGAGAAAATCAAAAATAGGAGTTCTGCCTTGTGTTTTACTCCTTCTTGTTATGTATTTTATATCTTGTTTGTACCTCACTGTCAACCTATATAAAGCTGTCTGATGAACAGAAAGCTCTCAGCTTCAAAAACTGTTGAGACCATgtcacaaagaaataaaaagaaagaagatcCTATCAGTCGTCTACAGTGAGTAAATCTCACTGTAATCCTTTCATAGCACAAGAAAATCAATCACTTACACTGACAGTATAAACATGCCTGACTTTGTGTACCTTGGTTCTGGGCGCGTTTAAGCAGCTTGAATTGGGTGACTTGTTGATGAAGTCTGGATGGTCTGGGACTGTGGCAGCACTCCTTAACTGCTGATATGGAAGAAGTTTCGGATTTATTTCCTGGAGTTGAGTAAGCAGTGTTTTCACCAGTGGTGTTAAACGAGGGTGGAAGCATCAATGGAGCCTCAGGGTTTCTCCTCTGTGAAGCAGTGGAAGGCATCGAGACAAAGTCCTGCCTCAAACCTGAAAAATATGTACATGTTATTGACTCTCAATCAAACCTTTAAGTAGCATGCTATATCactacaaatatttttttctatacTCACTGGCTTCCTGCAGTTGAGCCATGATGCGGACATCTTGTAGCCTGTAGCTCTTTGTTACGACATCGAGGGAGATGCTTGGCTCACTGTGACCTGTGATTAATAAATTCATAAATTGAAGACATGCACTTCAGTCTCTCAGAGaaatacctttttttttgtttctacttTTCTGTGTGCACAATATCCTCAGGAAATCAGGAAGTGTGGCTGTAATTACTGTACGTCATATATTGCATATACTGCTGAATTTTTGCAGCTTGTCAAATATACCCGAGTCACACTTGAGGAAGTTGTGCCTTGTCTTATCTCAATTATAACAACCACACCCCCAAAAGATACCCAAACAACCAAACTGCGATGAGGAATAGATAGAAAATGACCATAAAGTATTACAGAGCAATATCAAAGCATAGACCCAATATGCAATACAAACAAACCACATGCTGTCTATTTGCtttatgtctttgtgtcttAATCCTCTGACAGATTTTTAAgcttcatcatttttttttccaccagcATATTCATCGCTTTAAGTCAGTTAACTCTGAgctgacataaacacacatctgcATGTGAATATCCAGAATCTGCAGCAGGGAAGGGGACAATATTTTGTCAACTGGAAGCTTCCCACTTTCTGTTTGTAGTTCATTCGTAGTCCGAGTGCTACTGACCAATCACAGTTGAGTAGGTAAGGCTACAGGCAAGTCAACAGTCCCCGTGGAGACCAAAAGAGGGATCACATTTCAACAAAATGCAATCTTTTGAACAATCTGCAACTAACTGCACATTTATCATCTGATGACAAGCATTTTGTTTattagctttatttaaaaaaaaaaaatctatcttcACTGATGACcaggacagaagaaaaaaatccacagtTGTCCCAAGAAGGTAAGTCGGCAGACTAGCTGATGGGTTACTAggttgtgtttgtgcttttttgtgcatGACCTGACACTGACACAACACAAGGCTGCACATGAAACAGACAGTTAGTTAACGAACTAAAACAACTGACATAAATTAAAGCTAACTTTATCCAAAGCTTATAAAAAAACTACATCATGTGTAGCTGTGCTGGAGTGTAAAGGTCATCTGTGTGTGTAGAAAAGAATGTAAGATAATGACTCAGGTTTCATGGTTGAAGTTCAGAgtataactttttaaaaaagatattaCCTGAACTGTCAGATGTATTTGCTGCTGCACTGGCAGAGGTTTTATTCACAGAGGAGCCCACAGGGACCCTGGCAGCATGATAGGAAACTGCAGGACGTTTGTGGAGCTCACGTCTTGATCCTGACAATACAAAAAGTGAATGCCATTAAAGGAATCCTCTTTTATATCAAGGATATTTGTAAGAtaatgagtgtgtgagtgagtctgtAGCGCTTGCTTGCCTTGATCCAGCATTTTTATCAGTGCACGGCATGCAGCTTCCATCTCAGGGCTGGGATTATCAAGAACATGTCGACACCATTTAAAAGCAGATTCCTTTTTCTCCACAGACGAATGCTTCCTTGGAGACTCGTATAGCCTGTGAGGAATAAGACGTTACGACTATGTAAAGAAGAGATCTGTTCAGAAGAGCTTTTAATACTGAAGAGTGCTCAGATTGAACTGTCCTGAGAAGCAGCCACCTCAAAGTCTTTAACGTCTCTTTAGAAGTGCACAAATTCAGGTTCATGTCTCTGTCATAACTCAGACTAGAAACAagctaaataaaatgaaatacttCTACATCACAAGCTGCACTGTCAGAGAATATCACTGTACATCTGATGGCATTTACCAGCTCTCCTCATCCTGCTCTTCATCCGCTATGTCAAGGATTTCCACCAGGTCCAAAGCAGTCTCTTCTTCCTGCAACTCTTCACTGTCCCAAGAGTGTTTTTCACAGCTATAATTGTGCAACATCCTGCTGGTGGCACAGTAAGGCAAGGGTGGATTGCACCCAGATTTCAAACTGTCCAGTCTTATTCTAGCATCCATAGCAAAAGACCCACTGCTACAGCTTTTCACTCTTGCCGGTTCAATATCGGCCCAGATGTTGCAGTATGCATCTGATTTACCCTGCGGCCACATACAGCTGCTTTTCAAATCACTAAAGAGAAAGTGGTGGTTCACACTTGTAGGTGGTAAATAGTATTGGCTCCAATCGCTCATCGTATGGTCCTGGAGTTCCATTTTCTGTGTGAAATCTTCAAATCTGCGTCTTTGAGCTCTCGTCCACTCTTACTCCTCCTTAATGAGGGTAGCTTCCAAACCGGGCTCTCACAACACCAGGCTAAAGGTTGGTTTAAACAcaactctttttaaaaattgttctaCACATACAGCAACTGTAGCTTGACTTTACCTTCTGCTGACCCAGATTTATTGAGTGGAGCTGTTAAGTATAGACACGCAACAGATTGGATGGATTTAGGAAAGCATCACGAGCTTATGTGGATTAGAATCCACGAGTTGGCATTCAGGATCACACCATCAAGACTTACATGTGCGGGCAAAAAGATGCTGCAACTATTTCTGTGATTTCTCAGATGAGCGCAACACTACTTCACAGGAAAGATGTCCTCTCTGTGTGGTCATTACAGCTGTATATACTGTGCTGTTGCTACTGCTGAATGTTTGCAGTTAACAGCTGATCAAATGTACCTGAGGCACGGTAGAGAAAGTTGTGTTGAAAAGGGTGGTCAGATGCTCTCTTTTGTGCAGACAGATTAATAAGAAGGTTTGGGGTTTCCCTTACAACCATGTGAAGATCAATAACTCTCACTTACACTTGTGCATTTTTATGCAGTATGTTTGCAGAAGGCTAAGCCTTTTAGGAACATAAACCAAcatctaactttttttttaaaaagaagcaaTAATGCAAATTTAGTAGCTCCACAACATCTGCCCTATAATAAATTTAACTAATGATCCtagtatttaaataaaaaaagacaagaaaacaaaagaattataAACCTGATTAAAGTGGAAAATCATATTGAGTCCATTCCAAATTATCTTTTTAGAGTATCTTCAGTATACAGTCAATCACATACAGAAAGGTTCAAATTCTCTTATCATTGTTCGGTGTGATTAGGTGTGACATAAGTAGGCTATGTGAACAGTACAGGTGGGGCACATAAGCTCGTTTGTTGAGAAATAGTTCCAGCATGTTACGCCCCTGTGATTACAACTTGTTGATTCaacttttacagttttacactCAACTTTGGGGAGCAAGCCAGTAAAGAAGTTTCCTCCTGCCAAACTATGACGTCGCTGATAGCTGGCAAGAACTGGCAGGTTTACTTCGGCAAATCTGCTACATTTAACACTGATTTTTTTGTGCTATGGTTGGGTTAAGGGCAAGATCCAACCAAAATCCACCCAAGATTCAACCAAAGGCAAGATGTGAGATTAAGCAGGGTCAAGGCTAACTGGATTAAGTTGGCCTTCACCCTACTTTAAATTGCAGTTTATCACTTGTATCTAGAGAAATAGTCCAGATGTCATTATTTATCTTGATGGgcgaccgtggttcagggggttgggaagctcatcttgtaaccggttgccggttcgatccccagctctatctgtcctggttgttgtgtccttgggcaggACACTtcaccctaccgcctactggtgttggccagaggggccgatggtgcgatatggtagccttgcttctgtcagtctgccccagggcaggcTACAACAGTggtttgcctccaccagtgtgtaaatgtgagagtgaatcaatagtggaattgtaaagggCTTTGAGTgtctagaaaagcgctatatacatgcaatccattattgatgataattttaattaaatacagtgGATTTTGTATtaatacaactttatttttattttttttaacttttatttaggTAGCTAAATAATTTAGGTGTATATCTGTACAACAAAGTAAAATGGGTGTGAGTGGAAAAGAACCAAAGAATTTTAAACGTACTACCAGCCCTGAGTTGCTTTCTTATATTCTTCACTCAGAATTAAGTCAGTATTTTGGTGCCTTTTAAGTTACACGTTGATGATGTACTTTGAAGGTgtgaaacaaatgcaaatgaaGAACATAACATGACGAAATTAACATTATAAGTTGTTGTGTCTGCAAAGTTTCATTCAGTTTGGCACATCTTTTAAGGAGGACATAGGGCATACACACACCATACATGTAGTaacattgtcttttttttactaATTTCAGTGAACCACCCTATTGAATAGCCCCAAAAGCGACGTACAGCTGTGTTTTTGAGGGTGAACTGAGAAGCACAGTAATTATCAGGTTAAATCTATTGTCCTTATAGTTtctaaaattcaattcaatcaaTTTTACAAAGCATTTTTGTTGATAAGTGTCCCAGTCCAGTCTATTCTCCTAAATTACCCATTTGGGTACAGTTATTTATTCTCGACAATATCACAACCCATGTGTGGCACATAGGTGAAGATTACTTATGGAGTTTAGCATTAATTACATGTTAAATCAGACCAGTTGAGCAAGACTAAACCATAGTCACATAGACCCCCACACCACACAATAAGTATCATATCAACCTCTTGAAACCAACTCCTGCTGTTGGTCTGGTTCTTTGGGTTCATTAGCCTGCACTGGTAATAAAAACAGCCCTACTCCTGATGGCAGCTCAATATCACAGATATGTCAACTCTGAAAATCTATtagattaaaaacacaacacacataTGGTTTCTAATCAGTAATTTAAATAAGGGTTAGGGGTATAAATATGTGCCCTGCTTGTTGGATTAACTGAGCAAAAGAACCTGGTAGCtcgtaaaaaaaacccaaaaccctGTATATTGCAGAAACTTACATACAGATAAATAAAAACTTAGCAGATATAACGTAACCTTGTGTTAGCATCTCTCACTTACTGGTAACTGTGTGTGGCAGGAGGCTTTCATGTGCTGCTACTCTTAGCAAGAAAGAGACATTTATGAAAATTggacaaaataaactttttttttgtgccacaccaaagaaaaataaatgttttaactgaTGTATTTAAGGACCAGaatcatgtttgtgtgcagctaaTACTATGTAAGCGAGCCTTATGTTGATTCATTGATTTCAAAgtaggttttttttaagtacacaTCTTTAACTTGGTCTCTGTTGGTGGGCTGCAGGAGCACACGGAGGTGAGGTCAGCCTTTGATGGTATCTGTCAGACAGGCTCAGGGCGTACACTGCAGAAAACTCAAATTAATGTAAAGGAAATGTAAAACAAAGCACCGAAACACTAGCATAGCTATCGATACTCCTCCAGTTGCCGCCCAAAGGTacaggagaaggagaaggaggtgTCTTCCTCCTGGATAAAGCTGCACCTGCGCCCTGCCTCCTGTCTCCTCGTCACCTCACCGCCCACCGGTTTGTTTCCTGCTCGTCActcagttgttgtgtctgagctACAGCGCTTATTTTTCAACTTCAGCCACCACATCATGGAGTCCTAAAAAAACCGCTTTCCCCTGTGAAATGCGGAGTGACGAGTGACAAACCGGACAGCGAAGGGCCACCTCTGTCGGGAGGGAGAGTGGGGGAAAATGCAGGACACAACCGGCAAAGCAGCCTCCGGGAACCCGGCTGGAGACAGCGGCGCAACCGCAGAGCAGGTAGGAGCAATGCAACTTTGTTATTCTGGCTTTCACCGCATCAtacaggactctgtgcaggtgtAAGACACACGCCAGCGTCCTGATGTAACTCCAGAAGCCCATTACGACTTTACGAGCAGTTCAATGTCACCAACGGGCGCTTTCAGTTGTCTGAAAGATACCGTGTTCAGATGAGGCGGTCCAACCTGTCCGCCTGCATTGCTCTCAGGCTTTTCCTCTTCGTCTGCAGCAGATAAAGCCCTTGCCTCGGTTCAGTTGTTCAGCAGTTGTGTTTACCTTAACTTTTCCCCGCTGTGTACATCCCACATGCACAATGAGTACTCTGCTAGAAAGACTGGTTCAATAGTGGAGCAAATGTGTAGAAACGGGAAATAAAACGATTCGTTTCCCTCTGAGGTGTGGCTGTGGTATATTAAGTGACTGTGTGGGTTTTTGGGGGTTATAATTGAAAATGATTGCTGCTACTTGTTATTCTAAGCCCCCACTCTTTAAATCTCAATGGGACAACTTATAAAATATATCTGGATTTTAATCGTCGAAGAATAGTAATCACCACAAGAAACAAGAGTAACTGTAACCTTAaagaagttttgttttgttttttgaccaaCAGATTTTACCATGTGCATCAGATTGTCCACATCATATCTGTTTGATGAAGTGTGTAAAAGCCAGTCATACAAAATATCTCAGACATGCTACATTATGGGCTCAAAAGTTGTAATGTTGTTTAATTCAAacgaaaaaatacaaaataaaaaaaaatacaaaaaactgcTTGATGGTgtcaataaatgtttttaagaacaaaaAGGAGTAGATGGAAGTTTAACACTTATCAAGACCTACTTCCCTTTTGTAAaaagaacaattttttttttttttataatactAGCTAAACTTTAATCCTCAGTAGCTATAGAAACGTGCACATAATGATGTTAAATGACAATGGTAATATCCAGATAACAGCGTGAGAACTCAACTGAGCAACTTCTTTTACAGAAGCAAGTCATCCTCATGTTcatgcagtttgtttgtttgtttttacgtAATAATACATTGGCGttcaatgtgtttaaaaatgggGGGGGGAACGTGAACTATATAACAATGCTTAAAGCAGAAGCCCTGTTGTTATCTTCATCAGACTTCCTCCCTGTGTGTGCAGACATCAAAACCAGTTCCTC of the Maylandia zebra isolate NMK-2024a linkage group LG10, Mzebra_GT3a, whole genome shotgun sequence genome contains:
- the LOC101466976 gene encoding SLAIN motif-containing protein-like isoform X1; the encoded protein is MELQDHTMSDWSQYYLPPTSVNHHFLFSDLKSSCMWPQGKSDAYCNIWADIEPARVKSCSSGSFAMDARIRLDSLKSGCNPPLPYCATSRMLHNYSCEKHSWDSEELQEEETALDLVEILDIADEEQDEESWLYESPRKHSSVEKKESAFKWCRHVLDNPSPEMEAACRALIKMLDQGSRRELHKRPAVSYHAARVPVGSSVNKTSASAAANTSDSSGHSEPSISLDVVTKSYRLQDVRIMAQLQEASLRQDFVSMPSTASQRRNPEAPLMLPPSFNTTGENTAYSTPGNKSETSSISAVKECCHSPRPSRLHQQVTQFKLLKRAQNQAAAASPGRTRSPLRTSLRSLQAVRNSRSLDIDDCQPADQTAYLPSDLSSAKGEGLSCWLPSFSPASLNSGSLLQSMKSSSVRTAAVKKMNRSHSLSPCRIPQSAKGCLSVHRRVFTSPERLTTVAWGRNLPVQR
- the LOC101466976 gene encoding SLAIN motif-containing protein-like isoform X2, which gives rise to MELQDHTMSDWSQYYLPPTSVNHHFLFSDLKSSCMWPQGKSDAYCNIWADIEPARVKSCSSGSFAMDARIRLDSLKSGCNPPLPYCATSRMLHNYSCEKHSWDSEELQEEETALDLVEILDIADEEQDEESWLYESPRKHSSVEKKESAFKWCRHVLDNPSPEMEAACRALIKMLDQGSRRELHKRPAVSYHAARVPVGSSVNKTSASAAANTSDSSGHSEPSISLDVVTKSYRLQDVRIMAQLQEASLRQDFVSMPSTASQRRNPEAPLMLPPSFNTTGENTAYSTPGNKSETSSISAVKECCHSPRPSRLHQQVTQFKLLKRAQNQAAASPGRTRSPLRTSLRSLQAVRNSRSLDIDDCQPADQTAYLPSDLSSAKGEGLSCWLPSFSPASLNSGSLLQSMKSSSVRTAAVKKMNRSHSLSPCRIPQSAKGCLSVHRRVFTSPERLTTVAWGRNLPVQR